Part of the Cohnella candidum genome, CAGAACGTCGTGAGACAGTTCGGTCCCTATCTGTCGCGGGCGTAGGAAATTTGAGAGGGGCTGTCCTTAGTACGAGAGGACCGGGATGGACGCACCGCTGGTGTACCAGTTGTTCCGCCAGGAGCACCGCTGGGTAGCCAAGTGCGGGAGGGATAAGCGCTGAAAGCATCTAAGCGCGAAGCCCGCCTCAAGATGAGATTTCCCAATTCGTAAGACCCCTGGAAGAACACCAGGTTGATAGGCCCGGGGTGGAAGCGCGGCAACGCGTGCAGCTGACGGGTACTAATCGGTCGAGGGCTTATCCTACGCAGTTAACACAGGTGATTGTTTCTTCAGCACTGCTTTCAAGTTTCGCTATCCGGTTTTCAGGGCGCAAGCCCTGAAATGGTAATGGACGTGGCGGCGTAGCTCAGCTGGCTAGAGCGTTCGGTTCATACCCGAAAGGTCGGGGGTTCGATCCCCTCTGCCGCTACCAACTTTCTTTCCTTCCCGTGGAGGCTTAGCTCAGCCGGGAGAGCATCTGCCTTACAAGCAGAGGGTCGGGGGTTCGATCCCCTCAGCCTCCACCATTCTTTACAACGCGGAGCCGTGGTGTAGAGGCCTAACATGCCTGCCTGTCACGCAGGAGACCGCGGGTTCGAATCCCGTCGGCTCCGCCATTTTATTTACAAATAACAATTTATATGGCTCGGTAGCTCAGATGGTAGAGCAGAGGACTGAAAATCCTCGTGTCGGCGGTTCGATTCCGTCCCGAGCCACCATTGTTTGCCCCTCAAAGGCGGACATCGTGGAGGCTTAGCGAAGCGGCCAAACGCGGCAGACTGTAAATCTGCTCTCTCTGAGTTCGGTGGTTCAAATCCATCAGCCTCCACCATTTCTTTACGAGCCATTAGCTCAGTTGGTAGAGCACCTGACTTTTAATCAGGGTGTCGAAGGTTCGAGTCCTTCATGGCTCACCAGTCATAACAACGAGGCAGATGCGCGAGCGTCTGTTTTTTGTTTTGTACGAATGCATGGTAAGAACGGCGGATGGCCGAAGCCCGGTTGGGGAACTGTTAATACAAAGTTCATTCCGGAGGACCGCCCATGACCTATCTCTATGCATTGGCCGTTGCGTTCATCACGGTAATGGCGCTCGTTCCCGTCGTTCGCGCGGCCGCGCTTCGGCTCGGTTTCGTGGATCGCCCCACGGGACGCAAAATCCATTCCAAACCCATCCCTCTGTCCGGGGGCGTGGCGATTTTCGCCGGCGTGATCCTCAGCTCGTTCCTGTTCCTCGGCAGCCATCCGCTGCTTCGCACGATCGTGACGGGCGGAGCGATTCTCGTGGCGATCGGCCTGTTGGACGATTCCTTCAAATCGCGCGGACGCGATTTCCCGGTGTGGCCTCGTTTGCTTCTGTACATAGCCGTCTCGTTCATTCCCGTTTGGCACGGGATCACGATCCAGGGCGTTTCCTCCCCATCGCCAGCCGCCATGATTTTGTTTCCTCCCGTCATTTCCGCCATCGTAACCGCCGTATGGGTCTTTGCCTTGATCAACATGGTCAATTTCATCGACGGAATCGACGGACTGGCCTCCGGCGTCTGCGTCATCTCCTCGCTGACGATTTTCTTCGCCTCGCTGATCGAGTCCCAGCAGGTGACCGCGGTCGTGGCGATCGCGCTGGCCGGGTCGTGTCTCGCTTTTCTCGCCTACAACTTCCACCCTGCGCGCATTTTCATGGGTGACGCCGGCGCCACCTTTTTGGGATATACGCTTGCCGTAATTGCCGTCGACGGAACCCTGAAGGGAGCGACTTTCCTTTCCCTGTCGGTCCCCCTGCTTGCGCTGGGCGTGCCGATTCTCGATACCGTGATCGTGTTCACGAGGCGGATCCTTGAAGGCAAAGGCCTGCACCGCGCGGACAATCTGCATACGCACCACAGTCTCATGAAATGGGGCCTCACCCAGGTTCAGACCGTATCCTTCCTATACTTGATCGCGGCGGTTTTTTCGCTCCTTTCAATTGTCGTTCTCCTCATGCTCCGTTAAGAGGGCATTCCCCCCGGTCCTGCGAAATATGATACAATACACGCAGAAAACGTTGGCCGGCAAAGGGGAAGCGCGATGCAGAGTGCGAAATGGCAGCAGTTGGAGCAGTTGCTGGGAGCCAAAGTGACGACCAGGACGATGACGGCCGCGGAGTGGGAACGGGAAGGCGGGAGCAAGTATCCCGAAGCCGGGGACTCGGTGAAGCTTCCGGAAGGGACGCGTTTCGTCGCGCGGACGGCCGGATCCGAGATCACCGTGTACGACACTGCAGGGGAATTCACGGCACTGGAGCAGGAGCTTCTTCGCCTGCTTCTTCGGCAAAGAAACGGCCGTGCCCCGGCCGGCGGCGCCTCGGATTTGGAACGCCAGGCGCGCAAGCTCGGCGAATGGATCATTCAATGCGTGTCGGGAGGTGATACGCGGGCGGAGGTTCCCGAACGGATGGAGCTTCGGACGCGGCTGTTCGACGGGATGATTCCTTTCCTGCTCATGTGCGAGCAAGCGGAAGACAAGGAGCCCTCCTATTCCGATCTCGAGAAAGCGCTTCGCTCTTTCCTGAGCGAAGATACGCTGCTCGTTCCGCTGCGCGAACATGAATGGCTCATCCTCGCGCCCGACCGGATGATGGCCGAAACCGAAGGCGCCGACGAGGAGATCGTCGACAGCGATGAAGGGAAGACGGTGCTGGCGTCGCTGGCTTCGGGACTTCATCAAATGGTGACCGGCGAATGGGGCGGAGAGTGTCATGTGGCCGTCGGGGAACCGATCGATCCGGCCGAAAGCGTCGTCCATACGGTCGCGATTCTCCGGGAGACCGTGCAGCTTGGGCGGAGATTCCACATGGGCATGCAGGTTCATTTGCCATGGTTGATCCATCTGGAACGGCTGCTCAGCGGCATTCCCGAAGCGGTCCGCAGCCGGTTCGTCGAAGAGATGATGGGCAGGCCGGATTTGTTCAACGACCCGGAAACGGTATCGACGCTGGACGCCTTCTTCTCCATGGACTGCAACGTCAGTGAGACGGCCAAAAAACTGTTCATCCACCGCAACACCCTGCTGTACCGGCTGGATAAGATCAAGCAAGAGGCGGGCTTGGACGTCCGTTCCTTTAACGACGCGGTTTTGGTGCGCATTTTATTGCTATTGTACAAAGTCACGAAAAGGAAATGAATTTTTTGTACGCTTTGTGCATAGTCAATTCGCCCGGTCCGAGGTAAGATGGTTACGTACCTTAAACGAGCGTTAGGGGGAAATGCAATGGCAGGCGTACGTTTGGAACATGTATTCAAAAAATATCCGGGTTCGGACAAAGCATCCGTAACGGACTTCAACCTCGACATCGAAGACAAAGAGTTTCTCGTTCTGGTCGGACCTTCCGGTTGCGGTAAGTCCACGACCCTCCGCATGATCGCGGGCCTCGAAGAAATTTCCGAAGGCAAACTCTACATCGGCGACCGCGTCGTGAACGACGTTGCTCCGAAAGACCGCGACATCGCGATGGTGTTCCAGTCTTACGCACTTTATCCGCATATGAACGTTTATCAAAATATGGCTTTCGGTTTGAAACTGCGCAAATTCCGCAAGGACGAAATCGATCGCCGCGTTCGCGAAGCCGCTCGCACGCTTGAAATCGAGCACCTGCTCGAGCGCAAGCCGAAGGCTCTCTCCGGTGGTCAGCGCCAGCGCGTTGCCCTGGGCCGCGCAATCGTCCGCGAACCGCAAGTGTTCCTGATGGACGAACCGCTCTCCAACTTGGACGCCAAGCTGCGTACGCAAATGCGCGCGAACATTTCCAAGCTGATGAAGCGTCTGGAAACGACTTGCATCTACGTTACCCACGACCAGACGGAAGCCATGACGATGGGCGACCGCATCGTCGTCATGAAAGACGGCCTGATCCAGCAAGCCGCTACTCCGGAAGTGCTCTACAACCACCCGGTTAACCTGTTCGTTGCAGGCTTCATCGGCGCTCCGGCCATGAACTTCCTGCCGGGCCAACTGGTTGAAGAAGGCGGCGCCGTTCGTTTCCGCGCTACGGGCATCAACGTTGAAGTGCCGCAAGGCAAAGCTAGCTTGCTCCGCAGCAAAGGCTACATCGGCAAGGAAATCATCCTGGGCGTTCGTCCGGAAGATATCCACGAAGAGCCGGTCTTCATCGAAGCTTCCCCGAACTCGATCATCAACGCGAACATCGAAGTTTCCGAGAACCTCGGTCACGAAATGTTCCTTTACCTGAACGGCCTGGGCAAAGACAACGTCATCGCCCGCGTCGACGGCCGCTCCGGCCTGCAAGAAGGCCAGAACGTCAAACTGGCGATCGACATGAACAAAGTTCACGTGTTCGACAAGGACTCCGAACTGAACGTGTTCGAGGCTAACTAATCTCTCAACCGCGAACCGTCCGGCCTTTGGCCGGGCGGTTTTTTTTACCTTCCGCGGCGGAATATGCATCATTGCTTTAACCGCCCATTTTCGTTACGATTGTATTGGAAAATCGGAGAGGAGCTGTACGATGCCCAAAAAAGTGAAGGTTTCCGAACTCGTGCAGCAATTTCATCTCGAGGTCGCAGCCGGCGAAGACGGGCTGCGGCGCACGATCGAGACGGATGACTTGAACCGGCCCGGACTGGAAATGGCCGGCTATTTCAATTACTATCCCGCGGAGCGCGTACAGATTCTGGGCCGCACCGAGCTGGCCTTCCTGGAGACGCTGACGACGGAGATGCGCCGGGATCGCATGGAACGCCTGTGCGGCGAGCAGACCCCGTGTATCATCATTACGCGAGGCCTTCAACCGCCGGCAGAGCTGGTGGATATCGGCAATGAACACCACATTCCCGTGCTGCGAAGCGGCGTCGCGACGACGATCCTGCTGAGCCGGATTACCAACTTCCTGGAGAAGCGGCTGGCGCCGTCCGCGACGATCCACGGCGTACTCGTCGACGTATACGGAGTCGGCATGCTCATCACAGGAGGCAGCGGCATCGGCAAAAGCGAGACCGCCCTTGAGTTGGTCAAACGCGGGCACCGTCTCGTAGCGGACGATGCCGTCGAAATCCGCCAAACCGCGGACAACTACCTGTTCGGCAGCGCGCCGGATCTCATCCGCCACCTGCTCGAAATCCGCGGCCTCGGCATTTTGAACGTCATGACGCTGTTCGGCGCCGGCGCGGTCCGCAACCAGAAGAGCATCAGCCTCGTCGTGAAGCTGGAGAACTGGGAGCAGGGCAAGCAGTACGACCGGCTGGGGCTGGACGAAGAAACGACCAAAATCATCGATACCGAGGTTCCGCTGCTGACCGTGCCGGTAAGGCCCGGTCGCAACCTTGCGGTCATTTTGGAAGTCGCCGCCATGAACTATCGGTTGAAGCGCATGGGCTACAACGCAGCCCTGCAATTCACGAACAAATTGACCGAAGCGATCGCGGACGACGATTACGAGTGACAAGAGAATAGTCGGGACGGAGGACGAACATGCTTCCACTTAGCTTGAATCCGATCGCTTTTACGCTCGGGCCCTTAACGGTACATTGGTACGGGATCATTTTGGGCCTGGGCGCATTGGCGGGATTGTTTTTAGCGATACAAGAGGGCAAGCGGT contains:
- a CDS encoding MraY family glycosyltransferase, with product MTYLYALAVAFITVMALVPVVRAAALRLGFVDRPTGRKIHSKPIPLSGGVAIFAGVILSSFLFLGSHPLLRTIVTGGAILVAIGLLDDSFKSRGRDFPVWPRLLLYIAVSFIPVWHGITIQGVSSPSPAAMILFPPVISAIVTAVWVFALINMVNFIDGIDGLASGVCVISSLTIFFASLIESQQVTAVVAIALAGSCLAFLAYNFHPARIFMGDAGATFLGYTLAVIAVDGTLKGATFLSLSVPLLALGVPILDTVIVFTRRILEGKGLHRADNLHTHHSLMKWGLTQVQTVSFLYLIAAVFSLLSIVVLLMLR
- a CDS encoding PucR family transcriptional regulator, producing MQSAKWQQLEQLLGAKVTTRTMTAAEWEREGGSKYPEAGDSVKLPEGTRFVARTAGSEITVYDTAGEFTALEQELLRLLLRQRNGRAPAGGASDLERQARKLGEWIIQCVSGGDTRAEVPERMELRTRLFDGMIPFLLMCEQAEDKEPSYSDLEKALRSFLSEDTLLVPLREHEWLILAPDRMMAETEGADEEIVDSDEGKTVLASLASGLHQMVTGEWGGECHVAVGEPIDPAESVVHTVAILRETVQLGRRFHMGMQVHLPWLIHLERLLSGIPEAVRSRFVEEMMGRPDLFNDPETVSTLDAFFSMDCNVSETAKKLFIHRNTLLYRLDKIKQEAGLDVRSFNDAVLVRILLLLYKVTKRK
- a CDS encoding ABC transporter ATP-binding protein, which encodes MAGVRLEHVFKKYPGSDKASVTDFNLDIEDKEFLVLVGPSGCGKSTTLRMIAGLEEISEGKLYIGDRVVNDVAPKDRDIAMVFQSYALYPHMNVYQNMAFGLKLRKFRKDEIDRRVREAARTLEIEHLLERKPKALSGGQRQRVALGRAIVREPQVFLMDEPLSNLDAKLRTQMRANISKLMKRLETTCIYVTHDQTEAMTMGDRIVVMKDGLIQQAATPEVLYNHPVNLFVAGFIGAPAMNFLPGQLVEEGGAVRFRATGINVEVPQGKASLLRSKGYIGKEIILGVRPEDIHEEPVFIEASPNSIINANIEVSENLGHEMFLYLNGLGKDNVIARVDGRSGLQEGQNVKLAIDMNKVHVFDKDSELNVFEAN
- the hprK gene encoding HPr(Ser) kinase/phosphatase; this translates as MPKKVKVSELVQQFHLEVAAGEDGLRRTIETDDLNRPGLEMAGYFNYYPAERVQILGRTELAFLETLTTEMRRDRMERLCGEQTPCIIITRGLQPPAELVDIGNEHHIPVLRSGVATTILLSRITNFLEKRLAPSATIHGVLVDVYGVGMLITGGSGIGKSETALELVKRGHRLVADDAVEIRQTADNYLFGSAPDLIRHLLEIRGLGILNVMTLFGAGAVRNQKSISLVVKLENWEQGKQYDRLGLDEETTKIIDTEVPLLTVPVRPGRNLAVILEVAAMNYRLKRMGYNAALQFTNKLTEAIADDDYE